TGGTGATTTGAAAATGCGGCTGCAGGCTGTTGTCATTATCTGCAGCAAAAACGCAATCAGCATCAGCATCGTTTTAACCGGCATCTTTGCTAAGAGTTTACCTTGCTGAAGGGTCAGCGAAAGGGAGGGTCCTGGCGAGTTCTGTAGGCCGCTGCTGTGAGCCACTGAGTGCTTTGGGCTGCAGAGGTGCGCTTTGCACCCCACCACCTCTGGACGGAAGTTCTCTTTTTCTGCTTCCGCtctaaaaacacaaattcacccattttaaaatataagtttttattattttgcaagcCTCTAATTACAGCTGCAAGAAAATACtaagaaactgaaaattttgggaGTGAAAGACGCCACATTTGACAAGCTTTCTGCATAGAGGCGATAATTGTTTCCGATATCCTGTAcgctttatttcattttcataattgtcATAATTTAATGGTTggtcaacaattttaattttagctgtaGGAAGAGTATGTTAATTTCAATCACTGAAGACAAGGGGATAGATTTCAAAAGTGAGCCGAAATGCTTTCTTGCTAGAgcaaaatattccatttattttacttaaaaatagttcgaaaatatgtttttttcatttaactatGGCAAAgggttttgttaattttcctcgggataaataaatgataaaagctagcgtttaaaacaaaaacccCGGAAGGCAAGCGGAAAAATCCcacacttttttgttttgtctttTCTTGATAGAGTAACATTTAAACCAAGAAATTCACGGGATGTAACGTTGTCAGCGGAGAGAGAGCTTAGAAACAGAGTTGCCTATTTTAATGAACTGTCACCCGGAGTGATTTCCGCGGCGACCTTGGTAAAAATGCCAGGTCGAGGGCGAAAGGTCACGGCGCTTCTCCCGCGGCCCGGCAGCTCAAAAGCAGCTCCGCCGAATCGATTTAGCGCACCCCTGCAGAAGTGGGTCACTGGACCCACCAGCCGACTTTTGGAGCCTCGAACGCGCGCATTATTAGGTCGCGTGTGCAACCATTGCTGCAGCTGCACCGTGCCTTCCAATCTACTTTCAAGGCGAAAGCGGTCGGTATCAATATTTCGAAAGCTCTTTCCTCATAATTACaggaattgattttatttggatGAGTGTTCTCCAAATAATCTTTCATTTACGATGGTTGGAAACAGgatttttcaaacagttttagatcaaaacgttttaaataatttttaaagagaagaAAGCTTTGTTAATcgtgttttaatgaaaatttaaaataaatttaaggtttAGATAGAgtggaaatgaaattcaaaacgtttttttaGAACTTAATCGTCTGGACTTATGAATTCGGCTGATCTTTTTCCTGTTCTTAGTTAGGTTTTTTGAACTCTGCAATGTGCCACAATCACACGACCATGTTAacaattagtttattttgcccattttttccaatttgaaaatctAGACGATTTTTCAAGGCACATTTTGACTCCTTTTGGCAATAACAATCCAACATTCCGTTTTGACAGGGACACTCCTtgtttttttacgatttccaGAAGACATTCAGTATTTTGTAATGAACATTAACGTTGCACCGTTGCAGACTCGTtttctaaaaagaaaaaaatgctgtaaCTCGATTCTCAATCGTCATTAATCGGTGTGTGCACTTGTGCAgtgcaacaaggatttttcagTATGAGTCAATTTTTATGAGCAGATAGAATGGAATCTTGCGCTTGTGAAATTTTGTAGGGGGAAGTTTTGTCCCAGGGAGGGCAAGTGCTGGCGAGGTTATCTTTTCACAAGATTTCGTCGGCACTTAAGTTTCTCATTGATAGTGCTCAGAATGCACTTGAtcttttccaaaaattcccTGAAGTTAATACTGCGGCGTAGAATATTTGACAAGTACCGGTGATGAGGGTTTTGGGAGCCGAATTAGTTACCTGCTCAATCTGAGAACACGCGAGATTATTCTATCAAAGAAACCACCCGAGGAATGTTCCATTATTGCGATGAAAAACGGCTATTGTATTTCCTCATTGTCAAGAGCgtcaattcatttttccaactAGTTACGGCTTTATATCTGAAACcctatttcatggaaaattttttatataatttaatatttacacaGGCTAAAATTGTCAAGAAAAAGATAACTTGTCTTTTTGATACAACACTTATTTTTCCCTTAAGATCCTAAAGATAATCATTAATAGCCAACCCAACCTTAAATTGATTTCGGACAGAGTTGAGCCAGTTGTAGTTTTTTTCTAAcatgaacaaatttattgcagaggtgaataaaaatcaataaatattatcgCTTGTTGCCGAGCGGAACCGATATAGACTGATTACGTCGCTTCACTTTCGCTCTCCACCGACTGATTTCCTAATCAGATAATTTCCAAACGCAACCACTCGGCGAAATGAGCGGCCAACGCGAAATTTCTCTTCTCAACAATCAGCAAGATTCATTTATCATGTGTCTCCGTTGGCGGAGGGAAGGAAACAAGGTCGAGTTCAATCAAGTGCAATTATTCACCGAGAGTAGCTGCACATAATAAACAGTTAGCCGGCGCCTTTATTGCCCTCCGCATGTACCATgctgatatttatttacagttcAAGAGCGCCGACGAAACGCAGCATTAATCATCTCAAGACTTATTTTTGGGTTCCGTGACAGCTGAGAGAGCATTCTCCTTAATGACACGGTCGCTTCCGGCGGGCTCCATCTCtaaagtgctcaaaatttgattcaaaacaGTTGGAGCGTAGTAAACGAGGAAAGCATGGGCAGGGTCTAAATGGGGAATTAGAATTTTGCAACCCAGACGAGCAAAGTGAAGCCGAAGGGAGTAACaccagtaaaatataaattcattaaCTGGGAAAACTTTGATGTGCCTCATTTTGGAGATTTTATGtaagtttgaaataatatttatcataGAGCAATAATCTAATTAGGACTAAGGAAcagttcaatattttaatttgctacattttttcgaaaaattatacGGTTTgatcaatcattttttcacttgatttcaattcctctcgtcacgaTAAATCCAACGGTGttcgattttttaagaaaatttccatacattgtgaaataaatcgtgatttttcagtaatatccgaattaaaaactaattgcGATTGAAAGTGTTTCGCAGAACGCTAAATCAACTTGTAAACCCATTCTGCGGCTGTCACTTAAGTGCGGAGTCGACTCGCAAATTGCGTGCAATTGACACTAATTCACAGCTTTCACGTAAATCGCCGTCCACCTGATGAGGAAACAGTTGGAGCGAGTGCGAAAGTCATAAAAGACGCTGCATGCACTGAGAGAAAGAGTTCTTATCTACCGAGACAATTGAAACGCAAAAGCAGTTAAGTTGTATTGATTAGGGAAGCCATATCGCTGAAATTTCAACAGAGACAGAAAATCAAACTAATCGTCAATTTAAAAGTTCAggtctatttatttttaatatcgttTCTCATTCACTTAAAGATTGAAAAGCTGCAATTTAgtttataatgattttttatgatctatataaaattattagtctCCTTCAAAACTagttaaaataagatttgTGGTTAATCGCATGtccttttaaatgaataaaaactaCGCGCCTCGGCGACTCGGCAAGTTTGTCGATTCAGttcaattccaaaaaatttcgttcgtctcaaaataaaaatttactgcaaaCAGGGACAGCGATTTGTATTTTGCATAGAATAAGGAAGTTTAAAGGGACCAGATAAAGGCCTTGACGGCGACGCGTGCATCAAGGCCGTCCGCCGCATTTTCGTTCCTGACGCACATTCACTAAAAAACCAAACCCCGCAGCGATGCATAACAAACACATCATACGTTTTTCAATTGTGCGTAAACGTTTAAGCTGCACGTAAAATTAATCCATTTATTCCGTTGAGTAAATTGTATTGTCAACTagtcaatattaaattgatgCGATCGTTCGACTTTGTGTCACTCAATTGTAGTgagacatttaaaaatcaatgataGATTAAATCTTATGATCACTCCGAAAGATACTCTTTCGCCACTGAACGCAATTATTATGATTTGttgttgtaaataattttcggaACAATGCATTAATCTTTCATTTCGTGAAACAAAAgtcattattattacaaaaaattaaaaatccccaATAAACGAAATTGTTGACTCACTCACAATGAAGCCAGACAAGCGTTCCGTGCACGCAATTCGTTaccacattattattttcatcaattgGAGGCGCGAAAGGGATTGCATAAGCCCTGCAATTGCGTGTGATGTGCAGAACCCTTTCAACGACACCCACAGCACGGACCGTGATAAATCattagcaaataaataatacatacataagATAATTGTAAATCTCCCATTACCCACGACCTTGACCTCTCGTTATTCTACCCATTCCACAAATTTACTGTCAGTGcctcaaataatgaaaaacattttttcccacCACTGTAGAAATTAATGGAGAAAGGTGACTGACCTGCAAGCGAGTTTTTTGGCTGGCGCAGGGCTGGTGCACTCGAGCACCTTTTTCTTCTCCCAACCCTCGTGTGTCTTGACCCAGGTCTCGCCTGGCGATCGCCAGTCCTTGGAGATAAACGGCATCGCAAGCGCCGAAAACTGCGTCTCAAGTATCAGGTCCGTCAagcagagcgagcgagcagcgcaCCACTACTGGTAGTACTTCTCTCTGCTCTGCCTGACAACAGCGACAACGCAGCCAGCGTGCTTTTGTTTGTTGACTTCGCTCTGTCGAACTCAGCTGGGTCACTCCTGCTGCCAACCCAACTCTTTCCACCTAATCCAGCTCTCGCAAATTTCAGCGTCgtgcaaaaatatgttttcccATTGGatataaatacatttatgGTAGCTTTGTTAGAATTACATTTCAAATAGTGCTGGTTGTCTATGTAATCTTCAGAATTTTAATAGTAATcaatttggtttttgtttcACAGTTTGATGTCAAATTTCATTACTAAGACTTTTGTGACTTTTGCCTTTAGCCAcaaaaacctgaaaataattatgcctTTGATTTGGTATCTCATCACTCAAATGCTCAAAtgcttccaatttttttcttgaaatttaacatTCTGTAACATTTAACacgacaaacaaaaaattattaaagttttgtggatttttgaaaatcattcgCCTTGGCAGAATAGTGATACTATGAGGTtgattgttgcaaaaaagttAAGTTGGCTACTCTACTTGGTATTGATTGCAGCTGGACGATGAGAGCGTCTGGTGCGCATGCGTTAGTGGCGCCTCCGCATGGcgttgtttttgtttacacCCTTCTGACTGACAAAGAGCCGAATCgtttttcgcacctttccgtGTCCAACGGAATTGATCTAAACGGTAATCACGTCTCGAATTTGTGTTTGGACCTTTATGAAGCACTCCAGTCGAATCACTCGGTCGCAGGGTTCATCCGCCCCTATTGGCTGAGGGTGTTCCCTCCCTTGCATCCCGTTTCAAGGGTTTATAACTTAATATTCTTGTATTACAGCACCATGGCCAAGGGCAAGAAGGCGGCCGGCAAGGAGGAAAACGGCGAGGGGGTGGAGTACCCTTCGGGCGAGCTTAAAGTGCGGAAAAAGGGCAGCAAGCTGACCAACGGTGGCGGCAAAAAGCAGGAGGAGGTGGCAAGCGCGGCCTCGAAAAAAGCGGCTGCTAAGAAGCGCCCTCGCAAGTCGCCCAGCCACATCAAGAACATTTGGGTGGCGAGCTTTGTGACCTTCGCAACGGCCGCGATCGTGACCACCCTGGTCGTCTATAATTGGTCCTCCCACGACAACTTTGATCTGACCAAGTTCTGGACGGACAACGAGCAGAAAATCTACGATCTGGTCGAGCACTTGACCACCTTGTTCGCACAGCAAATTGGTGCGGCTAATGCCACCAATTCAGCGGCGGAGGCCACTCTACCAACGGCCACCCCCGCTTGAAACCCTTCTGAGGTGTTTTCTCAAAGACTGCTGTgccatgcatttatttatttgtttattgttttgtaATTCTTAATGtcattgtaatttatttaacaattttcaacttttggaGTATTATTGTAAACGCCGGCAGCCCGCAATAATGTTTTAGCTAGCTGCAATAATAAGAATCCTGTTGCTTTTTTCATGTggaatcaattttgaataaaatatttaccgacatttcattcaaaaattaacattttatttcaatattcattacaaaacaaaacatattaacgcaaaatagattttcatttcaactcTTTTCCGGCTAATCTAATTTGTCCAGGCGCCATTTCCCTATTTGGCCTTTGGCCTCTTTTTTGTGAACCCATCTGGtccacaaaaataatattcttaagaaataataaatatccagATAATGAGTAATTTCAATGTAATTGTATGGAATGGTTTTTAATCTATTAAATCGTGTATTTTGTcagatatatttaatattttctctattaAGAGCAAACTATTTTTGCTACTCACATTATACAACCACTGCCACATTAGATTTTCAGGAATTTCCCAAAGGcctaaaaaatcaaagaaattttacCATTTGATTGCACCGTCTTTCACCTTCGGCAACTTGATGAGAGGCGCAACCACTGTACATTCTTCACTTAGAATGATTTCCTTTGACGTGTTTAAAACGATTAGTTGAGCCGCAATCGCCATAGAGACGTCagcgaaattttttatcttggaaATTGTTGTTAAGTTCCTACAGCGATTAGCCGATGGCTGGACTATCAACTAGCACGCCAATCATTTTAAGTAAAGAATGATCAGTGGTAGATAGGATTGAGTCGCAGCGGTAAATGGCCTCAAATCGttagtatacggtggcgccatctataggtggcttcaaacacttaaaaCTTTCACTACTGGTAAATTTCCGAACAAAGTTTTGGCAAGAGTAGGCAAAGGTTAGCGTTAGTTACTTTTGTTTTTCgcttgattattaaaaaaatctacacgTTTTAATGATCAAATGTTTATGTGAATTGCTTGATACCACGACAaacgcaacaaaaaattaaatataaaaacatgatcgagttattaaaaatgattcgaTTATCTTGTGAAATCATTGGTACCTTaactacaaaatatatttttcagttgaaatgaaatgaagttTCCTTGGTGTAACAggagctatttatttttccttaatttctaTATTTCCAGCTACCgataatgagaaaattttgttaattattgtagtatttttaaatttcgaatatatgaatttttaaaatgacataGATATGCAACACGCACGAATTTATCGCTtagcggcacagtttccttcaCTTTACAAGGCGTAATAAAGCCGCGTTGTGATTTTTCACGTAACGGTACAGTgcaattgaaatgaatttatgaaaaaaattgagtctCCAAATATTAaggtagttttaattttcatttcttaccTTCTCCTTtttgatattgaaaaataacccTGAGGAAATAAGGTCCACATCTCAAGTGTATTACACAGGGATcgtctataaaaaatattgaaccaaccgctgtcaaattattttcatgcggtattaagaatttcaaaaattctacGCTGACTCCCCAAAACGACAAAAACTTAATAACTATATTCTTTATAGTTTACTACCAGAAAACGAAGTTTGTACGATCATGtatcaaaagaaaagagatgGCATACACAACATTTACGCCACGCacaatattattgtttttgaaaagACTATACTATATTATAAACTTGTAATTCACTGCTTTAAAAGGTTGGTttgattttacatttataaggccaagtatatatattttttggttaacCGATTTTGGGCAACGATGGAGCTAAATGACGACGTTAACAAATTCAAGTGCGCCAAATGCCACAACTTCGTGCGGCCGAAAATTCTGCAGTGCCGCAAAGGACACGTGTTTTGTCTGAAATGCAGACTAGTTCGCACCCACTGTTCCGTgtgcaattttcatcaaaataagaTTGACGTCAGAAATATCGAAATGGAAAAGGTaagctaaattaattcaacaaaaccaaaattgatttgattccATATATCATTCTAATACAATTCAAACTACGCAatctttttcatatttatggtTTCAATTTATGCAccttttagattttcacaataaaatatgaagcaaaaattaaagcacaAGATGTTTTTCCGCATtctataataatttaagaacATATTGTGAAAGTTtgtttcttaattattttatcttcgCAGACAATGGAGCATTCAAAATTTCCGTGCGATTTCCAACACCGTGGTTGCAACTTGAGATTAAcctttaatgaaaaatacgtCCAACAACATGAGGATACGTGTACCTTCCGATCAGCAATCTGCTGCCCTTTTAACTGCCTTTGGAAGGGCAGCCAGCTGAAGTTAGTGCCGCATCTGATAAAGAAACACCAGGTCCACATCCACAACATGGACAAACAATCAAAGtacaaactgaaaataaaaaatcgtgatGCAAACGACGAACGAggtattgaattaaattttttcctgttcGTGAATTTCATAACCTATCCCTGAAGGTCTGCAGTTGTTGGCCCTGAAGTGGCACGACTGTCTGTTCTTCCTGGTGCTGACTAAATCGAGGAACGCGCTGATCAAAAAAGAGTCTCCCGAACAATACTACACCTACATTTTGAGCCGCGGCCCTCAACTGTGCACCAATACCAAGAAGTTTTTTTGCAGACTCGCTATTATGTCACACGACGACCAGGAGGAAATGACTCTCGAATGGACGCCACGCTGCGTGTTTGATGGCATGTTCGCACCGGCTGACAGCCTCCTCAACTGCTTTCCGCTGAAAAGAAGCCTTGATCCTCGCAAAATTAGAGTCACCGTCACTGATAAGGAGAAGCAGGAATCTGTGACCTTCACCGTTAAGTTGAGAAATAAGAGTCGCTTGTATTCGAATTGATGCGTTATACCTGAGTAGATTGCACCTTTAGGACAACGTCACCATAGTAAATTTGGTTGgacaattttttccacttatactttgactttaaatttgagttcaatcaacaatataatttttgtatcaagCAATATTATGGTACATTGTGGTACATTGTTGTGACTTTATGTGActataaatgcaaataataagtTGACACAAAATTACTTGAACATTTTCATTGCcagataaataattgtaacGTTTGAAACTGAAAACATTTTGACTTATTATCTAAGGGGCTGCAACCTGGTGAAAAActcatattaaaattagttgaaCCACTGCTACAGTCAGTTCTGGACTCCGCCGAGcattaatatatttgtttatcagTGCGATAAGCCAAAATCAGCTGTCATCATGATTAGGTGTATGAATTGCGCGAAATTGTTGTTTCCACCGATATTCCAGTgcaagaaaaaacatttattctgCTCTAAATGTAGAAAGGATAACTCGTCTATCTGCATTTTATGCCCAGGTCTGAAATTAGTCGAAAAGAGAAATCGCAAGCTGGAAAAGGTAGGCTAACTTTATTTATatcgtaaatatttattaatttgatttatttttactttttattcttGCGAAGTAAAAGTAATACGTGTTTAagtacataaattaaaataaataatgcaagaaaCTGCCAAAAGAGCTggccaaatattttgcaaaaaggaaCAATCATCTTATTTAGCCAGAGGATGCAAGAATATGGTCGGATTCAGGCAAAACTGTTTTATCAAAGAATCGGAAAGTTAgatacatttaaatataaatggcAGAGTTGCCAGAGTAGTGGCAGAATATGAAATGATTGTGTAtgtatttgtattatttttttaaaatttttggtttgtacacaaaatgaaaattttattactttctgCGAATCATTCCTACTGTAAAACGATTATATTGTCCTTCAAAAAGACCTACTTTTAGTTTACTTAACCCGAAAATAGGGAAAATAGGTTTCGAACTATAATTTACATGATTTCCTGTTTTTATATCTTAAAACTAAACTTTCATTTATACCCTGTATCTTTTGTCCAACAACAGTTTGTGATGAAGAATCAGCTCTTCAATTGCAAGTACGAAACAAATGGTTGCAGAGTAATCCTTAATGCTGAAGACATGGTGGAACATGGAAATTGCTACTGTTTGTACATACCGTACAAGTGTTTCGTGAGCATGTGCGAGTGGCAAGGCACCTATCTGTCGTTTCAGGACCACTTCAGAGACTGTCACGTGTCCAATTATTTCGACATAGATGAAGATACAGATGAAGCCAAAAAGAAAtctatcaaaatattgataaaaagcaTCCCTAAGCTTCGCAATGAAAGCGAAATTagtaaaacattaattttaaagtgttatttttcaattattattatacaatttaCAGGCTTATCAACAATAGCGCTGAAATATCAAGGTAGCAAATTCATGCTCGTGATTTCTGGATTCAAGAATGAAAAGAAACTGTTTCACGCCGCCTACATCGTGCGGATTGGCCCTAAAAAGTGCAGAGATGAATTTTCGTACAGATTCGAGATCGTCGATGCGAATGAAGAGTCGATAGTTTTTGAGTCGAAGCCGCGCTCCATCCTTGTCGCTCCACTCAATATGCCGTGGCGCAGCGAACTCATCTTAGGGGACGTTTTTACTTtacgcaatttttcaatggtttGTCGAGGGAATCCCCCCTGAAACAGTACACATACACATGGAGGAGtaacttttttttatcttttactaATTTGCAAGGACTGAATGTTacaatgtaatatttaaatataatatttaaaaaaataattctctagACCCTTTTTCATTCCGGATGTGCCTCTTTAAGTAAAATTCCACGTagtttaaatatatacttAATTGTTAATCGTTTACCTTCACTTtacgaaaatttgaatttttaaaaatagcatttctAGGAGGGAGCATTATTTAGATAGTTTCCGTAGAAAGGTATACTCGTTAAGATAATAATCTGATGTTAAAATCGTGCATTCAAATCTCCCTTCTAGAATTCCCTACCCATAATATGGGGCGCGCGCAGGTTTCTTGCTTATAACGTGTGGGTTACCAGTGGGGGTTGTGCGCCTCCGAGAGTTATCCGGGTGCTGAGGGTTTGGGGTCAGACGGCGCCGTAGGGGCCCCCCGAGTAAATCGCTTCCCTATCAATCTgggcaaaaaaatcaccaaatcGGCGTGAATCGGCTCGATTTCGGGCAAGTCGACGCGGGGCGCTGCCGAATGAAGTGTCCGAGAGGGTCAAAACCACCCGCCAGCCCATAGgacaatttagaaaaaaaaatcagaaaaagtgGGACTTTTAGTGTCGATTTTTGGGAGTTTGGAGGTGGAGGGGGTGGCAGGAGTGGCGAATGGGCTCAACATATCCTATATGagaatgcaagaacaaaagGAACTTCATATTAGTCTCTTTCTGAATTATACATTATACACATGCGCTCGATGCGCTGAAGCGCCACTTGATGAAGACGTTTTGGTTTTTGCTTAAGGTATTAGTAATCCTATTAGGCTGTAAGCGGGAGTACCCGGGTCAGTGAATACAAGGCTCAAACTCGATCCTCCACGCCCGAAGGGTACGATGGATCGAGCGCCAAACAACGGGTAAAGCGCTCACGCTAATACATCAAGAGAACGGATATACTTCCTATCATAAAGAGGGCAGCCTCATGCGGAACAAGGTCAGCACCTCGGCCGTCCTGATTTGGTCACCACAAGGCATTTgtagcaacaacaacagcactaaaaatagtttatattGTGTCAGTTTTATGCACATTTTCTATAAACAATAATATCGTTAGATGCAAATATTATTAGGAATCAATAACAACCAATCAAAGTACTTTCCATTACTTCTGTTTTTACTTTCAACACATTAATGGGAAACTACATACTGTGGACACTTGACAAGTTATTCTAGTCTGGTTTCCATAGCTAACGCACAAATCTAACAAATCGAGTAatgtaatatattatataccaACGCT
The nucleotide sequence above comes from Cloeon dipterum chromosome X, ieCloDipt1.1, whole genome shotgun sequence. Encoded proteins:
- the LOC135945979 gene encoding uncharacterized protein LOC135945979; the protein is MAKGKKAAGKEENGEGVEYPSGELKVRKKGSKLTNGGGKKQEEVASAASKKAAAKKRPRKSPSHIKNIWVASFVTFATAAIVTTLVVYNWSSHDNFDLTKFWTDNEQKIYDLVEHLTTLFAQQIGAANATNSAAEATLPTATPA